In Phyllostomus discolor isolate MPI-MPIP mPhyDis1 chromosome 3, mPhyDis1.pri.v3, whole genome shotgun sequence, a single genomic region encodes these proteins:
- the IFNE gene encoding LOW QUALITY PROTEIN: interferon epsilon (The sequence of the model RefSeq protein was modified relative to this genomic sequence to represent the inferred CDS: inserted 2 bases in 1 codon), translated as MINKHFFEIALVLLASSTLSSLELKLVLFQQRRVSRESFKLSNHLQTSSVEQCLQHRKNFLLPPKAVSPDQHGKGYALTILHETLQQIFNLFGTSISXWEESQMKKFLIELHQQLEYLETFMELQADQESDTVGSDNLRLQAKMYFQRIRDYLENQEYSSCAWTIVHVEINRCLFFVFQLTGKPSKQEMDP; from the exons ATGATTAACAAGCACTTCTTTGAAATTGCATTGGTGCTTCTGGCCTCTTCCACCCTCTCCTCTCTTGAGCTGAAACTGGTTCTCTTCCAGCAAAGAAGAGTGAGCAGAGAAAGTTTCAAACTTTCAAATCATTTGCAAACCTCATCAGTTGAGCAGTGTCTACAACATAGGAAAAACTTCCTGCTTCCCCCGAAGGCTGTAAGTCCCGACCAGCACGGGAAAGGATATGCACTGACCATTCTTCATGAAACACTTCAGCAGATCTTCAATCTCTTTGGGACAAGTATTTC TTGGGAGGAAAGTCAGATGAAGAAGTTCCTTATTGAACTTCATCAACAACTAGAATACCTAGAAACGTTCATGGAACTGCAAGCAGATCAGGAAAGTGACACCGTAGGTAGTGACAACCTTAGGTTACAGGCTAAAATGTACTTCCAAAGGATTCGTGATTACCTGGAAAACCAGGAATACAGCAGCTGTGCCTGGACTATTGTCCATGTGGAAATCAACCGGTGTCTATTCTTTGTGTTCCAACTCACAGGAAAGCCGAGCAAACAAGAAATGGACCCTTGA